The genomic DNA CTCTGCTCAGCTCCTCGTCCAATCAAACTGCAGAAAGTTATCTGATCTGACACACCTCTGATGCCTTTAGCACAAGAcatcagagaaagagagatagagagatagatagatagagagatagagagatagagagatagagagatagagagatagagatagagagagatagatagatagatagatagatagatagatagagagatagagagatagagagatagagagagatagagagggtgGGGATGGGGAGGGGCAAATAATCAAGCAAAGGCTTCGAAGATGTGGGTAGGGAGGATGCTTGCGCGTAGTAAAAACAACGGCAGCAGACTCCGAACCCccagaaaaaggagaagacacAGCAGGCAGGGATTTCCACAACTTCCACTGCAGAGGTATGTAGTGAGATGGGCCAAGCCGGAGCAGGGGAGGAGGGAAGCGGAAGGCCAGATTTTAGGTCAGGACTCCGCTTCATCTGGTGTACCTGGAGCCTGATCTGCCTTAGCCGCATCTACCATTGAAGACTCCTTGCTGAGGGCTCGCAGCACGGCGCAGTGGAACTCCTTATGCGGGGAGTCTGGAGCTGAAAGAACCTCGTCTGTGCTGGAAAAAACATCGTCCACAACAGTCTCCGCAGAGCCTGCTCCAACCTGGACTGGCTCAGCCCCGCTGGAGAGGCGGCAGGAAGAGGAGTCCTGCTCAGAGGCCGGTGTAGCCGGCGTGGCAGTTGGGGCAGGTGGGGCTTTCAAGAAGGTGGGTGAATGCAGAGGTGTGGAGTCTTGATCCCCCAGTAGCATTTCAGGCTCAGAACAAGGTACGCTGGAGGCCGATCCCTCCTTACTATCATCTCGGCCCTGCACTGTGaatttgtgtatgtgcgtgcgtgcgtgcgtgtgtggaGAGATAACGTCACAGTTCGGCCAGTCTGAAGTTCATTAGATGTTTGCATGACTCTGCAGGAAGATCTTTTCCTTTAATACAATTATCTATTTAAAAGTTGCCTAATTCTAAACAGCTCAGGTCTTCTCTGACATTACCGTTTCTCTCTGAGTAATTTTGTTTCTTGAGAGAGGTCAGGGAAGAGTGATTACAGAAGGAGAGAGCTGTAAATTACACAGCACAATTGCCTCTCGTATATGCAAAGCAATTGTATCCTGAGtaggattaaaacattttagtgaTTAAACTCATCTCCATCGTCAAGTTCAGTTTAGAGAAATGTTGTTACAAAGAGGCAGAAAGGGTGTgataagaatatatatatttttacattataatGAGATTCAGCTCATCTTTTATTCTCCAGTCGTCATCTTTACCTTCAGGgcctttctgtttctgctccacCTCCTTGCGGTATGCCTCCAGCTCCTGGTCGGTGAGTTTGGTGAAGGGGTTGGGACCCTGCTTGCTGACGATAACCTTGGGCTGGTACTCCTTTTCGATGATGGCCTTGGATGCGGTCACCAGCTCCCCCTTcgggacacacagagagaaagcagagagagcagTGAGACATCACGGGGAGACGGGAGACGAGTTACTGCAAGTTACACATGGAagcatttgacattttgaaaaactaGCTGCAGTGTCAGAAAGTCTCGTAGTTTAAAAAGTTTTGAGTGTACACACAGAACTATTATGCAGCAAGTATCAGCCATAGATGAACAAATGTATATCTCCAGAGCACAATTAAAGCTAACAGGCAGTCTCAGAATTCAGGAAGCACACGTATGAATGTAAAACAACTTTAATCATATCAGGAAACAGCGGCATTGTGCTTTTTCATTCCGTACACTAACACTGATACATAAAAGCCAAGCACTGACACATGTGAGAAAGCCAACAGTACATCACCAGGCACACAAGAAGTAGTTAAGGTGAAGCAAAAGCTTGAAGTAAACATTAACAGCAGTAGTGTTCTTTCACTTACTAACTTTTCTCACTCTTTcaaggacttttatttttattttatttttttttaattctgcacAATACACGCAGCAAACACCACCATCACTCGATCTAACACCTTCTCGCTTTACTGCCCACTTCAACTTGAAACGAGATGTTTTTGAAATATTAGTGAAAATCACCAAAACTCATGATATCAAACTTTCACCTCAAGGATCCTAGTCAGTGCAAAACCTCCGACAGTAATTAAGCTGTATCCAAAGTTCTCAGGCTTTagagtttaaaaacacatagaAGAGATAACTATATGTCACATAGCTTATTAAACTAACATATAACCTAATTCTAGCACTATCTATACAGGCCCGGGCATGGTGCCTATCTGCAGGCTCAGAGGAATGACTGGAGGATGATGTGAAAGTACAGGTGAATAGTAATTGTGATTGGAGCAGTAAGTACCTTTCTAAATGATTTAGCAGGACTATAGGACCCCTCGGACACATCGAGGCCATCAATAGTGTCTGTACAGTCAGACAGAGGGGCGTCCTGCAATAGTAAACCCAGTGAAGGGGGGAAGGGGGCACAACCCAGCTCTTAAAACACCAGCACATTCAAATCGACAGTCTGTCAGGCAGGCATGAGTGCGTTCATTCAGGGACATACCACCTTTCACACGCACAAAGGTGGAAAGAGTACTACAATATCTCCCAAGTATGTAATACTCAAGCAGACGTGAGATTGTCTTTTAGAAAAGACGCTCAAAGAATAAGTCCttgttataaaaacacacaactacACGTCaatctgtatttctgtctgtagtagcatttttttcttcattaaaaagcAGCGTGAGAGCTTGTTAATTAGGGTTAATTGTGTTACTTTCCACCTCTGCATACACGCATACcatagagagacacacaaacattggTAATGCATGCAAAGAGACATGGATCTGGAAAGAGATGTGGGGCTGTGAAAAGCATTGCGGTGACGCAACAAACAGCCGAGATCATGCACTGTAGAGACAAACTGTCCACACAGGGGGGTGCTATACAGCATGTAGTCCATACAGTCGGAGtcttaacaaaataaaagcacaacaaGGGCTGCTTTGGTCCTACTACAAACATGCTGGAACAAGTTTTAGATAACCCTAAAACTTGGTTTAAGCTTTGGAATAATTAGaagctctgttttcatttgctgATGTTATGCTGCTCAAAGTGTTTGAGTTAGACTGAGCTAAGTAAAAGGGAGGGGAAACCATGCTAACTCAACtcacaacattttattttgcattttttaggATAGAGtgcatgcacagaaataaaatataatattagaCTATAGTGGGGATTTTGTTAGACTTTGCAAGAGACCAAAATGACTGAGACGGATAAAAGCCTCAGCTCTCGAAAAGAGACggcaaagttaaaaaaaagaaaaaagaaaagaaagtaatggggggaaaaacaacaacaatgtatGAATATGGACACAACCTGAGCTGGCAGGTTTGGAGAGCAGAGTGAGGTTTCCTCTCACAAACACTACTCACCTGCCAGATTGTCAATCTCTGTGGTCAAAGAATAATGTGACAGTTACAAAGTCACCCCATCGCTCTTGGACACAACATGGAGGACATGTTTTGCTCTCCGTTATTATTATTGGTGAAGTTATTCCTGATGTCAGATCAGATTATACTGAATGGGTTTTGATTGCAGCCAATTTCTTTCATTATAAGCTTTGTGTCCAGGACAACTTCACGCATAATATTTGCAGCATTTTGGTTTAAGGGGTGAATCCAGACCTGGACAGAATATATTgagattttctttaattaaatgcatttaaactaaacaaaaagagGCCAAACAGCACAAAATCTCAAGTGTTTCATCAGGATGAGAAACATATTCATCCATATTCTCCAGGTCAGGACTGCAGTGGCAGCGAGGGTTTTTATATATTCACAGACTGACCTGGTTAAAGGAACGTTCCACCACGGTGCTGGCACACAGAACCTGAGACTGGGGCCCTGCTGTCTTTATGTCCTGCAGGTTCTGCTCCCGGATCTACAAACGACAACATTTGAAGTCATGAAATAATGAGAAACATGCAGTGCATCAGgagcaaaagtaaaaaagcagcaaaaaagagaaaagtgtgaTACCTTATTCCTCATTTCCAGGACGTCTTTTGGGTTGGTGTTCATTGGGATGAACTGATTGGCTACAGCAGCCTGGCGGAGTCCGTCTTCTTTTGACCACTGTAAACACCACAAGAAGTGTTAAAAAACCCCAACTAAAACCAGATACACTGAATGACCCAAGCACAAAAATAGATTTAGACAAAATACTATGCAGGCTTCACAATACAAAAACCATGCTgaactgaaaaagacaaagttgGATGGCTGTAAAAAGgttttaatgttaaaaagtGAACCAATGATGATGAGGaacatacatgtttatttatcaatttattatttattatatttatttatagttttatcaACTTAGCTGGGGACTGTTCTATATCAGTGACTATCTTTCCTGTTTGATGCTTACTTATCAACCTATGATATTAGATTTATTTTCCCAGTTATGTGGGACGATATCATCTGATTCAGTCTAAATAATCTAAAATGGAGAGAACTCGTATTTGTGTGATTTCTACTGAAAATGGTTGCATAGAGCTAAAATGTCATACAAATTAAGGCATTTGCTCACTGGGggacagaagtttaaaaaataatttaaattagtTTATTCATCCATAAGAGTCAATGTTAAAACAATAGAAACTCCCAGATGAACCTGTACAAGGCTACTGGAAGTGAGAAGTAAAATCACAGGTtgtgaaagacaagagaaacagatgtgtgtttttacgTGCCGTCTGGCATCTCTTGATATCTTAGTTGTACAGAGGAGCTGCAAAATGTTCCATGAACATATTGGGTATGAGAAGGAGTTACGGCTCATCTTTCTTAAGCTGCTGAGAATTAAAGATTCTATGACAGGTTTTTGGAGcccacacagagaggaaacactgactttaaaaacattcagtcagttAAATGCACGCTTCTGCTTAATACTTCAGGATCAGTATTGGCATCAGAAACTGATGAAGACTGTACGCATGACGACATTTTATGGCGCAAGACCCAACGACTAAAGCCTAACGGTGTATCTGTACTAGTGAAATCcatttgtcatcatcattgATATACTATTAGAatcaaaaagaaacagaaaggagGCACACTGAAGCTCAACGGAAAACATcacagaatgagaaaaaaaaggtagggGTGGGGGTAAGGGAAGGAGAAGTAAGGGCTGGGTGGTGGCAAGAGGTGAGGGGAGAGTGAGGCATGGCTGGGTGGGTGGGTGACTGAGATGATGAGTCTGGCTTACGAAGCGAGAGTGGCAGTGAGGGGTGAGCTGgcatcaccaaagtcatttCCCAGGCTGATACACAACAACAAGGACGACAGAGATAAGAGAGAAACACACCCGAGGACACTCGCCCACGTTGGGACAAAACAAAGCCATTGTCACAACGCTACAGACTAACACAAAGAGTGTATCTTTCCTGCAGAGGATGGAAGCTTTTATTGtctatgtgaaaaaaataaataccccCGCCCCCCCATTTAATTTACAGTGTTTATAAACCTGGTAATGCTCAGCATgattgaaggaaaaaaaagtctgtacCCATTTCTTGCACCAAACTGAAAGAGCAGCGGGTGAATATACAAATCAAATCTTCAGCTTTcatgcaaaacattttgtttgaccGTTTTAAACTAGGCATGTAATTCACAGTGGAAAGCGTAAGCTCATGACTTCATTCCTGCGTTCACTTTAAGCCTGGCTGCTTAGCTGCCAAACCTGGGGGTGGGCTAGATGAGGAAGGGAGGGTTTTCTGGATGGAAGTAGGCGGGTTGGGTTGATCGAGTATGAGATGAACATGTAAACGCGATATACTCACTGAGAAAGAGtctcacaacacaacatttccTACTTTCCCAACAGGAGATAATTGATTTAAAAGTCAGGTCAAATaccatggcttttttttttccccctttttttttctccccccaaaCAAATCCACTCATGCAGGCCTTGAGCTGTTCAAATCCATTTTCAGAATAAACTGAAAccagaaacttaaaaaaaaaaaaaagaaaaagaaaaaaagaatattataggagaggaaacaaacacacaactggGAGCAGTTGAATTAGAAAAGCAGGCCGCATAACTTGTTTGCCAAGAAAATGTTGCTTTCTTGTATTACGTATCTGGCATTCTTCTGGATTCTCTGTCAGAGACATGCCACCTCCCTCCGTTATGCAGGCAATGTACATCTTGTATAAATACACCTTGTGAGCAGGCCCCAAAGCAAACGCTCGAGAGCTTTTGGTTGATATAGCCTCAGATCTCACTgtactttctttattttcctccacTGAATCATGTTTGAGCAACTGAGCTAACTTCACTATGCAAAGACAGAACTCAAGGAGTGTGTATTACAGGGCGGTGATCGATGGTGTGGTTGGCAGCAACGTCACCGTGTTCTGCCACATACACCTGGCCCACTCGAGGACTCATGCCACACCCCTGCTGCTCGCTCCTCTGGgaaaaacatcaacaccaaCAATGCATTTCACTACTACACATGCAGTGGGGCATGCTGTGGGCAGCTGGCCCGGCATCATGAAGCATTAGGAGAccacaagaggaaaaaaagagcaaaagagggTCAACAAATAATCACAGCTGTGTTAAAGTATTTAACAGAGCAGAGTCAACTGCATTTAAAAAGGTGGGTTAATAGGACATCTGAAATTACAATGAAAGTGAGCCTAAAAAAGTCACACAAGTAGAGAGAAGCAGAATTCCACTGACTTATGAAGGCTCAATAAACAATAATCTGAGCTTTGTACTATGCTTTTACTCCTCACTGTCTCCAGAACCTCAGGATGCCGACCACCTACCCGTTTCCACCAACAAGGTAGCTGTAAAATCTATACTATGAACAATAAGGTAGGCACAGACCAAGCAGTTGGTTATACAGCTTGGCACGCAGACACCAGACGAGAGAGACTGCAGCAAGGGTTTGACGTGATCGTGTGTTATGTTCGTCCACACCTTAGGCTTCGACTTGGGGCTGCTGCCGTCGGGCCCGTCCTCGCAGGGCTCGCTGGCATTGACCCAGCGGGTCTTGTCGCGCTGGCCGCGCTGGAAGCTGTGTTTCAGTGGGGAGCGAGCGCCTGAGTCACTGTCCTCGCCGTATGAGTAACCACCATGGGCAGAGGAAGCGATCTCCGCGTCACTGTACTTTTTAGCTTTGTCTCGCAATGCCGGGCAGCGGTAAGGGTAGCCCGTCCTGTAACCCTGGGAAacgacaacaaaaacaacaacatgggTTAGCAAATGGTTAATACAGTAGCTATCCATCAATGTTTAAAGTCAGACTATATAACTTTgacttattttgaaagagaaaCATATTCGTCTGATCCttacaaacaaaaactgtcatatataagaaataaaacacactcaaTTCAATACACTCAAGGGTTTTACTGTTACATCCTTACGTGGTCTGTTCTAGCTGATGATGTGCAGCTTTTGTAACTTATGGTGGCTAATGTCAGTAAAGATTACTGTGAAACTGACATTTCTTCATGAGGTTCACCACTTACCATTGTCATGTAATTgtcatgaaaggaaaaaaaatgagtcaGAAGAATAAAACTGTGCTCATAAGTCAAATGTGACACAAGAATTCTGCACAACACTAACAAGAGGGTAAAGTTAGAGGTAGATCTTTGTTCTTGTTAAGTAAATTCTGGAGTTTGGAATAATTTATGCTTTTTCCATCAGTTGTGTATGCTCCCCCTCCCCTGAAAAGCTTTAAGTCGTCCCCGTTTCTTTGTTCTTACCAAGTTGTCGAGCATTCTCATGAGAGCCTCAAACTCCTGCTCCCCGACTTGCCACTTGGGATGTGCAGAGGACCCGTCGCCCGCTGGCTCCGGGACTCGTGGCCGTGCTTTGTATTTCCCCGGATCCAGCATCACCAGATTATCTGGTCCTCCAGCGCTGGCCAGTGTTCGCACCTGAAAGAAAttgggggtgagggggggggtaAAGACAGACAAACCACACACAGGATCCAgaatacagaaagaaaataaaatgtagacatgaggacacacaaacacagacaaatacagacatCAACATGAAGGTAAATTAACGTATATAAAGATGTGGAGAGACAAGGGACAAAGACCATTGTTATgaaaaaatgcagacaaacataTGGTGCCAAATATAACCCAAATGAAAATACATGGTTCTATACAGCCTTCCACAATGTAAGCGAAAGTGATAATCCTCAAGATTATTTGACTTGAATAAAGTTCAGTGTGCATCCTACCTGAATCTCACAGGCGGTGACCAGATTGTGGATGTAATAGAAAGCTTCCTCCACTGTTTCGCCTACAGACACCAAGCCGTGGTTTCTCAGGATGAGCACCTGGGACCAAAGAAAAGGATAATCACATACAGTGCTGTTGGTTTAATTAAAACAAGCATGTTTGcatttcttcatgtgttttaaaagttaGCAGGTTTTATAGTGAAACTCTGTTATTACCTTGCTGTTTGGCCCAAGGTTCCTCTGTATGagaacactttcttcctcatCCACTAGTATGCCATAGTAGTCGTGATAGGCCACTTCGCCCAGGGACAATGCCTCAGGTGAGATGGGCAACAGGCCACATTTCATGGCTGATACctgcaaccaaacaaacacaggtcaCATAAAACTATAACGCGTCATCGCCTGTGTTTGGATAGGGTAGAATTACTTTGCATATACTCTTCCTTACCGCGGCacctgcaggtgtgtgtatatgtacaatACACTTGACATCAGGCCGTGCAGCATAGATTGCAGCGTGTAGGACGAAGCCGGCCTGGTTCACCCCGAGATTGGTGCTGCCCCGGTCCACTATCTCACCTTGAAGGTTGATCTTCACCTAGAGAGCAAGGCAGACAACGAGGGGTTACTCAAAGAAAAGGTTTACCGACTTGAAATGAATCTCAAGCAGACAGCAGGCAGGCACTTGTTTCAACATATTTTAATCACGAGGAATGAACTCATCTAGAGGAAGAAATAAGGAAACTAGTTCATTCAGTGATAGAAAGAAAAGACGTGCAGTTTTAATAGAGATCAGCACAGATTCTCACCAGACTGGAGGCGGTGACTTCACTGTACAGCAGCCCAAAAGGGACAATTAGGAAGCGCTCCTGGTCTGAGTTCACCCTGACCTAAAAGAGCAGAAAACATGTTAGATTATAATGTTGCATGAATTGTGCATGAGACAATTGATTAATAAAAGGCGGTTGGATGGGACAAAAGTAGTAGCCAAACTATATTAACTAAgttcctgttgtttttacacctgCAAGCGCCTTTCAAGTTTCTTTCAGCTCATGCAGTATCTTTACCTCACACCTCTTGCTCTTTGCAAATGATAGATTTACTAAAGGCTAGTGATGGGAAGTGATTTTATTGATACCAATGTCATTATCGATTCCCTCACTGATTCCTGATCAATTTTCTGTGTGGTAAAAACAGCAGGCCTACACGGGTTTGCAAAAGCTTTGTGGTTTAACCGCTGTTTCATTTGGAGCTGGTCAGACTGAGAGCCAACAGTCTGTGTCATCatctaaaatgaatgaaatgacaatatttatacattattcaTGATCATTCAGTTTGTCTTAGTCAAAGAAAAATCTGCTAATCCTGTCTGCGTGGTGCTAAAGGTATAACAGGATATTTACCCTTAGTAACAGACACACTGCTGGAAGGGATAATCAAAGTGTCAAATACACGGCACTCTTGGAATCCTATGTGGTGTAGGAAGATGTTTGCTGGCATTTCCACACTTActtaaaattataattttacaGACAACTAGCagtgctttctttctttctttctttctttctttctttctttctttctttcatgaaACTACGCTTTGGACCGTTCCTTACTCTCCGATGTGACTCCAGACTTTGACATCATTGTTACACCCAACTTTCAGTAAAACATGCCACTAATCAATAAAAGGGAACCGATAAGTTCTGAGGCACGTGATTCAGTCAACATGGTGGGTAATATTATAGAGACCGAAGCCCATCTTACTGAAAGGTGGTTGTAGATGAGCTGCGACCAGCCGAACAAGTCAGTGAGCCGATAAAAGGCAGCCAGCTTGCAGCGAAGCAGCTTCTCGCCTTTGTCATAGGAAATAGAGTCTGAGCCACGCAGATCATTCACTGGCGTCACCATGCCCAAACCtaggagggagagatgaggtcagagaggaagacaacatttgtttatatgaaagaagttgtaaataataataatagtgaggAGACAGGGAGACTACAAGGGCAGAAATCCAGTGCTCTGTACAGGAGCAAGTAGGAAACAAATGCTAacaggacacaaaaaaaaatctgacttgcAGATAATTAGACAACTGGACTCTTTGTCCAGAAATTTAATTTGGCATACGCTGCATTACTCATTGTGAACAGACATCGCAGGGCTAAGGTCAAAAAGTCGTgggcgcacacacagacacacactctcattcTCTTCTCTGCTTACTCATGTTGAGCGCCGCCATGCCTCCTTGTGGTGCAGCGGGATACATAGAAGGCATGCTGGTGGTCATGAAGTCTGCGATCTGCTGCAGAGCCAACAGGCTAGTGGGCGTCTTGCCCTTCTTCAGCTGATCCTGGATCATTGTCTCCAGCTCATCGCAGAATGCCTGCcggtcaacaacaacacacgcacacacacagaaacacaaagaagtgtaagagcaaaaaaacaaaatgtatagAGACACAATgacccaaaaacaaagcagaaaagggCACAAAGAGgtcaaagacacagaaaaggtTTCAGAACTAACCCCCGTATTTAGGAAATTAAATATCCTGATACAATTTTAACAACTACAGTAACGTATTTTACATTTACTACAAATCCACATCCACTGATCAGGTTTGGTCAGTTTTCAGTTCAATGTAGTGTTAAAATGAACGTGCAGAAACTTGCTCGAGACATCACACTCTGCTTTTATTGCAGTCAGTATGTCGTCTGTATGATGCAATACAGCTCAACGTCAGAGCTGGATTGTTATTTTAGCTGCATGTACCCAATAAAATGACAGCTGTGTAATGCAACAGTACATGAgggtgagacaaaaaaaaggtcagaaaaagGTTAACAGCTTGATGCCTCTACCAGCACCTGATATGAACTTAATGAAGGAAAAGCCTCATATAAACACCACTCTGGGCCTTTTTTAGGACTTGAATACATCAGTGCTTTTCATACATACAATAGGCCTTTAAAAACGGTGCTGTTCTCTGGTATTCAACTGGTCACAGACACGCTGTCGATGAGAAATAAACTGGATCCATCATGTGATGTTGAGAAGGCTGCTGCCTTTACACTCAAAGAGTCTATTCACAACTGCTTGTTATGGCGGTGTGTATTCGTCAACTGTGACTATTTCATATAAGAAAATGTGTCTGCCACTGAATATGAACGTATGAATGATCTTATCTTGCACTGACCGGGCTCTGTAGTATCATGGAGACCCTCTTTCTCTGTTCCATCATGTTGAAGTCCTGTCGCAGGTCGGGTGccatgtttctctccctctggtAGTCTGGGTTGCTCTCGTCCACCCGGTCGAAGTACCGCTCCTTGTGGGGGGCTGTGGTGGGAGGGGGAGCCGTCACCACCCCGGCACCTGACTCGCCGTTCATCTTGGGCTGGCCTCCTGTAGAGAGAGCGATGGcgattacttttttaaaaatgtttctaagATTCCTCTCTAAACCTGAGTAATGTATCAAAGTTTTTCAAAGTACAGTACGCCTACCCAGTGACCCAGAGTTTGTCAAGTACATGAGTGTGCAGTCATGAAGATAGAAAAATCCCGCTGATCATCCCTTCTCAGATGATCCAAACTAAATGCCAGGTGGGGTGATGATGGCCACATGCACACTGGATTTTCTATCATGTGGTCACTGATGTGCATTGTTTTATGTGAGCCTGTGTGGTGGGTCATAGCGTGTGTTTTATGCTCGAGTCTTTGCGTGAGTGTTTGCGCTTCATAATAAGAGTTGAAGTTGAAAATTAAAAGAGCTGGAGtcaatatttaaaacaacaaagcacAAAAATGATTAATCAGTATAAAAGCAAGTCAAAATATGgttaaaacatttatcacaGACTAATAATTCATATTATGAAGCTATCCATATTTGAACTTCAAATACTGTCTGctttaaactttttatatctaacaaatataataaagaatatTAGCATGAGACAAAAAGATGTTGACAGAGGGACATGGGAAGTCTTAAGAGGAAATGAACATCATAAGTCATTAGACCAGAAAGCCAATCGCACAGACCACACTCTCCCTTACTTCCTGTCAAGATCATGTGACCACTCTCCCCAGCTCAGTGCTCTCATTGATTTCCACAATGTGTTTCCTGGAATCACAACACTCAACTGTCAAGGCTGggcagaggaaaggaaaacaaaaactggaAGCATGACCAGGGGTCTCCTTTCATTTGGCTTGAAAAACATTAGACGAAGTCTAAGTCTTAATCATCACTCGGGAAGTTGTGATGTAATCTAATGTATGCTGTGGATCGATAATCAACATCTAGCTCTAATGTCTTAGCATGTGTCCCCTTCAACTGACAAGACAGAGGGATTGCAGACATaaatagacagagagacagatttcCTATAGATCCATGTCCATCCAGCTGGCTGGGTGTATGTGAGGATAAATagtgtccacctgtctgtcacagCAGAGACTACTCGAGCACCGATTGTGAAGGACATGGACAGACTTAAGAGCGTcgggaaatgtgtgtgtgcaagcatgcatgtgtaatgggagggaggggggttgcTCTGGCAGAAAGTGATGCAGCCCATTAGTCCGCATCAATACAAATGTTCAGCCAAAACTACCATGACAACTACAGACCTAGCCCGAAGCATCCAGTATCACACTGAGAGCTGACAGAGACTCTCTGTGTTTCCGTCCTGCTTTCATtgcttttctgacattttgcaCAACACCAAGCCTTAACATTTCCACACGATCACCTGTTCCACTCaaggttttctttttgtgtattCATGCTGTTTGTCTAATTCTAGGCCAGCAATGTTTTGTTCAAGTTCACCCcataaaaagaaggaaaattCAAATTACTACAACATTATAACCTTGTAGAGAGAAAGGTGTAACAGAGCCCCAGATAAAACCTATAGACTGCACTAAAAATGGAAACATGAACACTGTTTCCTTTCTGCTGTCCATCGACCGTTTGTTAATAATTACCCTGAAATTAATATGAAAATTAATTtacaattaaatacatttaaatatgcaattTAAAAAGTCACTGTTACTTTGCTAAGCTTGGCTGCTTAGCTTCTAGCAggactgtttttaaatttactaAAACCAGATTCAGCGACCACCTTGTTTATGTAGGATAACAAACTAACTTGCTAAGATTGTTTATTCATTATCACTGGCATATTTCAATGTCAGCTTGCAGGGAAAATAAATAGGCTTAATTTAGCTTTGACCAACGCTAACCATGGCTATCTCACCGGCCAGCTATCTGTAACTGGATTTGATTGTTTGGTTATGAGCTGCATTTAGTAACTATAACTGCACATTCAATGTGTGGTTTTCTTAGAAATTATACAATTC from Larimichthys crocea isolate SSNF chromosome IX, L_crocea_2.0, whole genome shotgun sequence includes the following:
- the add1 gene encoding alpha-adducin isoform X2, giving the protein MNGESGAGVVTAPPPTTAPHKERYFDRVDESNPDYQRERNMAPDLRQDFNMMEQRKRVSMILQSPAFCDELETMIQDQLKKGKTPTSLLALQQIADFMTTSMPSMYPAAPQGGMAALNMSLGMVTPVNDLRGSDSISYDKGEKLLRCKLAAFYRLTDLFGWSQLIYNHLSVRVNSDQERFLIVPFGLLYSEVTASSLVKINLQGEIVDRGSTNLGVNQAGFVLHAAIYAARPDVKCIVHIHTPAGAAVSAMKCGLLPISPEALSLGEVAYHDYYGILVDEEESVLIQRNLGPNSKVLILRNHGLVSVGETVEEAFYYIHNLVTACEIQVRTLASAGGPDNLVMLDPGKYKARPRVPEPAGDGSSAHPKWQVGEQEFEALMRMLDNLGYRTGYPYRCPALRDKAKKYSDAEIASSAHGGYSYGEDSDSGARSPLKHSFQRGQRDKTRWVNASEPCEDGPDGSSPKSKPKVWTNITHDHVKPLLQSLSSGVCVPSCITNCLWSKEDGLRQAAVANQFIPMNTNPKDVLEMRNKIREQNLQDIKTAGPQSQVLCASTVVERSFNQRLTIWQDAPLSDCTDTIDGLDVSEGSYSPAKSFRKGELVTASKAIIEKEYQPKVIVSKQGPNPFTKLTDQELEAYRKEVEQKQKGPEVQGRDDSKEGSASSVPCSEPEMLLGDQDSTPLHSPTFLKAPPAPTATPATPASEQDSSSCRLSSGAEPVQVGAGSAETVVDDVFSSTDEVLSAPDSPHKEFHCAVLRALSKESSMVDAAKADQAPDLEVEQVEPEEEPKDQKPTTTPPSTPIRAEEDESFTRYISALFECGFGNKLAAVGFAGTHCWFSLKDG
- the add1 gene encoding alpha-adducin isoform X10, which produces MNGESGAGVVTAPPPTTAPHKERYFDRVDESNPDYQRERNMAPDLRQDFNMMEQRKRVSMILQSPAFCDELETMIQDQLKKGKTPTSLLALQQIADFMTTSMPSMYPAAPQGGMAALNMSLGMVTPVNDLRGSDSISYDKGEKLLRCKLAAFYRLTDLFGWSQLIYNHLSVRVNSDQERFLIVPFGLLYSEVTASSLVKINLQGEIVDRGSTNLGVNQAGFVLHAAIYAARPDVKCIVHIHTPAGAAVSAMKCGLLPISPEALSLGEVAYHDYYGILVDEEESVLIQRNLGPNSKVLILRNHGLVSVGETVEEAFYYIHNLVTACEIQVRTLASAGGPDNLVMLDPGKYKARPRVPEPAGDGSSAHPKWQVGEQEFEALMRMLDNLGYRTGYPYRCPALRDKAKKYSDAEIASSAHGGYSYGEDSDSGARSPLKHSFQRGQRDKTRWVNASEPCEDGPDGSSPKSKPKWSKEDGLRQAAVANQFIPMNTNPKDVLEMRNKIREQNLQDIKTAGPQSQVLCASTVVERSFNQRLTIWQDAPLSDCTDTIDGLDVSEGSYSPAKSFRKGELVTASKAIIEKEYQPKVIVSKQGPNPFTKLTDQELEAYRKEVEQKQKGPEVQGRDDSKEGSASSVPCSEPEMLLGDQDSTPLHSPTFLKAPPAPTATPATPASEQDSSSCRLSSGAEPVQVGAGSAETVVDDVFSSTDEVLSAPDSPHKEFHCAVLRALSKESSMVDAAKADQAPDLEVEQVEPEEEPKDQKPTTTPPSTPIRAEEGDGNTKEYLLP